The following are from one region of the Leishmania major strain Friedlin complete genome, chromosome 22 genome:
- a CDS encoding putative heat shock protein DNAJ, with translation MFGGGMDDMLNAMLNGGMASFGGGRGGRVQRSRRGRDAAYALPVTLEDLYNGKMVQVERKRTVMCPDCKGTGSKRRNLPRCGNMCPVCRGSGSRVMVRQMGMMVQQMQVVCDACQGSGEHIDPRNRCGRCSGNKTVEVDASVQVVVEKGMAHRQRITFPRMANEELGVERAGDFVVVIQQVKHNVFTRDDCDLHMQHHLSLAEALCGFQFKFTHLDGRELVVRQARGTITKPGDVKCVIGEGMPVHKQANKFGNLIIEFNVKYPDRIEAEQLQLLREALPPPKSVDVAADNEASDVCYVTREDLSVLEEEIKKDEEAEEENEGPQTGCATQ, from the coding sequence ATGTTCGGAGGAGGCATGGATGATATGCTGAACGCCATGCTCAACGGCGGCATGGCCAgcttcggcggcggtcgcggcgggCGAGTACAGCGCAGTcgacgcggccgcgacgcggcGTACGCCCTCCCTGTTACCCTCGAAGACCTATACAATGGCAAGATGGTGCAGGTAGAACGCAAGCGTACCGTGATGTGCCCCGATTGCAAAGGTACCGGCTCCAAGCGAAGAAACCTGCCACGGTGCGGCAACATGTGCCCCGTgtgccgtggcagcggctcgcGTGTGATGGTGCGACAGATGGGTATGATGGTGCAGCAGATGCAGGTGGTTTGCGACGCGTGCCAGGGTTCCGGCGAGCACATCGACCCGCGCAACCGCTGCGGTCGCTGCTCGGGCAACAAAACAGTAGAGGTGGATGCCTCGGTGCAGGTGGTCGTGGAGAAGGGCATGGCGCACCGTCAGCGAATCACCTTTCCGCGGATGGCCAACGAAGAGCTTGGGGTGGAGCGCGCCGGCGACTTTGTCGTGGTAATCCAGCAGGTGAAGCACAACGTCTTCACCCGCGACGACTGTGACCTGCACATGCAGCACCACCTCTCCCTTGCGGAGGCTCTCTGTGGCTTTCAGTTCAAGTTCACCCATCTTGATGGTCGCGAGCTGGTAGTGAGGCAAGCGCGTGGGACTATAACGAAGCCCGGCGATGTCAAGTGCGTCATCGGCGAGGGTATGCCGGTGCACAAACAGGCCAACAAGTTTGGTAACCTCATCATTGAGTTCAACGTCAAGTACCCCGATCGCATCgaggcagagcagctgcagctgctccgcgaagcgctgccgccgccaaagAGTGTCGACGTGGCTGCAGACAATGAGGCCAGCGACGTTTGCTACGTCACCCGAGAGGACTTGTCCGTCTTAGAGGAGGAAATCaagaaggacgaggaggcggaggaggagaatgAGGGCCCGCAGACCGGCTGCGCGACGCAGTAG
- a CDS encoding putative methyltransferase, with protein MQLQSLKALSEARKDAPHHRWCCHANDAWYNAVHADGAAGVSDAQMTDVEAALEGMLNDASPLCAEMLQCVLRHANVTPNPNDAEFPGPMCTPLCKKDTARLRQHAYTVTEKSDGIRVVVVSLWTPRFPAWVADSAADAVSASVNLSHLASVLALERARRALRRYAGQGEDAAVRATISLGGRSCTLELLSTLEPCESECFTLRVATAADDASPSTMVTLHRHRRGRHFAYAVDRSLDAAYLFMDDHTTLQYHTFVLDAELMSVHRSAAASPAVPRLVLGVFDLFAYAGAADNVLVNLAKRSMVERYDALKAVVHTCALPVSTGECGYVSWYVKDMWALADIGACLAKLRYSAESQCFLYDGPHGPTENDGLIFTPDEFPVAVGSSSLQLKWKWQHLLSIDWLLQASDKQPDMYTVSLFFVKKNYGHREDVAGHWRLRKPMHILNPHGFEMPVDAAIVAECAYDEATQRWYIQRLRPDKLGANSIITAISVYESLVENISLPHLLELLQVDAEKAKGQADTLESAARARVGTASKALETVSSALDTIEAENCVTAKLALRAIRESRGNTELYLITYTNNTNKTVLYPLPFPLRKIRDCIGLGYHPGIRDGTPVPSLEEALYIQLANAGGCYAWSDYVVDAFYAGDSGYWEIIHANPRGNNKEAIFDNVIEHLDWLLRHRTAPETATLLERKRDAPLVVSRPHSSEATQQTSRHYSTVAKELANEERSDLRRFNNWVKSVLLTTMAAAIRRALKPPAKLHVLDLCCGRGGDLLKWQHIHPAFLFMTDASVECVAEAAARYSTSEGQSVKVAKGKQKGFPAFFAVHDAFHAASGLREDLLKRGPFQLASCQFSMHYGCRSQESMRYFVKAIADSLVPHGRFVGTTVSDVELLYRAKEHGAEFGNDVYGVRFGAEAFAQLQSANFEPAALSFGVPYAATVERSVQDMTEYVVPWDAFVALCAEHQLKLVLEDNFIHYYGQHKDTEAGKAMTLEQRRKRHNDGDVVDCPLSPSEQAAVGLYRLFVFEKTKAKQSSCGTAER; from the coding sequence gctgcgctggagggAATGCTTAACGACGCGTCACCGCTGTGTGCGGAGATGCTGCAGTGCGTCCTGCGCCACGCTAACGTGACGCCCAATCCTAACGACGCGGAGTTCCCCGGCCCGATGTGCACGCCTCTCTGCAAGAAAGACACCGCTCGCCTGCGCCAGCATGCGTACACGGTCACGGAAAAGAGCGACGGTATTCGCGTAGTGGTGGTTTCCTTGTGGACGCCTCGTTTTCCCGCATGGGTGGCGGACAGTGCAGCCGACGCTGTCTCGGCATCGGTGAATCTCTCGCATCTCGCAAGTGTATTGGCGCTGgagcgcgcacgccgtgcgctgcgccggtaTGCCGGTCAGGGCGAAGACGCCGCCGTTCGCGCGACCATCTCCCTTGGAGGGCGGAGCTGCACGCTCGAGCTGCTGTCCACTCTCGAGCCGTGCGAGTCAGAGTGTTTTACCCTGAGGGTGGCGACTGCCGCGGATGACGCCTCGCCGTCCACAATGGTgacgctgcaccgccaccggcgggGACGTCATTTTGCCTACGCAGTGGACCGCTCACTAGACGCCGCTTACCTCTTCATGGATGATCACACGACTCTCCAGTACCACACCTTTGTGCTGGATGCGGAGCTCATGTCGGTGCACCGgtctgcagctgcctcgcCTGCAGTGCCTCGCTTGGTACTTGGGGTATTCGACCTCTTCGCTTACGCGGGAGCGGCCGACAATGTCTTGGTCAACTTGGCAAAGCGCTCCATGGTGGAGCGATACGACGCGCTcaaggcggtggtgcacacatgcgcgtTGCCCGTCTCCACCGGCGAATGCGGCTACGTATCCTGGTACGTCAAGGACATGTGGGCACTGGCTGACATTGGTGCCTGTCTGGCAAAGCTTCGCTACAGCGCCGAGTCACAGTGCTTTCTGTACGACGGTCCTCACGGCCCGACGGAAAACGATGGCCTCATCTTCACCCCAGACGAGTTCCCTGTGGCTGTGGGCTCCAGCAGCTTGCAGCTAAAGTGGAAGTGGCAGCACCTTCTGTCCATCGACTGGCTTCTCCAGGCGTCTGACAAGCAGCCGGACATGTACACCGTGTCTCTGTTTTTCGTCAAGAAGAACTACGGTCATCGCGAAGACGTGGCGGGACActggcggctgcgcaagCCGATGCACATCCTGAACCCGCACGGCTTCGAAATGCCGGTGGACGCGGCCATCGTCGCCGAGTGCGCCTACGATGAGGCAACGCAGCGGTGGTACATCCAGCGTCTAAGACCGGACAAACTCGGCGCCAATTCCATCATCACCGCCATCTCGGTGTACGAGAGTCTCGTGGAGAACATTTCCCTTCCCCACCTGCTCGAGCTACTGCAGGTGGACGCGGAGAAAGCGAAGGGTCAAGCCGACACCCTGGAGTCTGCGGCCCGCGCACGCGTCGGCACCGCGTCCAAGGCGCTCGAGACGGTCTCCAGCGCCTTGGACACGATCGAGGCCGAGAATTGCGTGACGGCCAAgttggcgctgcgcgccatTCGCGAGAGTCGCGGAAACACAGAGCTTTACCTCATCACCTACACAAACAACACAAACAAGACGGTCCTGTATCCGCTGCCCTTTCCTCTTCGCAAGATACGCGACTGCATCGGGCTCGGTTATCACCCCGGCATCCGCGACGGCACACCCGTGCCGAGtctcgaggaggcgctttACATTCAACTCGCGAACGCTGGCGGGTGCTATGCGTGGTCGGACTACGTTGTCGACGCCTTCTACGCCGGCGACAGTGGCTACTGGGAGATCATCCACGCCAACCCCCGAGGGAACAACAAGGAGGCCATCTTCGACAACGTCATCGAGCACCTTGACTGGCTCCTGCGACACCGCACGGCGCCGGAGACCGCGACTCTATTGGAGCGGAAGAGAGACGCGCCGCTGGTGGTGAGTCGCCCGCACAGCTCCGAGGCAACTCAGCAGACGAGCAGGCACTACAGCACCGTCGCGAAGGAGCTGGCCAATGAAGAGCGCAGTGACCTTCGCCGCTTCAACAACTGGGTGAAATCTGTGCTGCTCACTACAATGGCAGCGGCCATCCGGCGCGCGCTCAAGCCTCCGGCAAAGCTACATGTGTTGGATCTCTGCTGCGGTCGTGGTGGCGACCTGCTCAAGTGGCAGCACATCCACCCCGCCTTTCTCTTCATGACAGACGCCTCGGTCGAGTGCgttgcggaggcggccgcccGCTACAGCACATCCGAAGGGCAGAGTGTGAAAGTAGCCAAGGGAAAGCAGAAGGGGTTCCCGGCATTCTTCGCCGTGCACGACGCCTTCCACGCGGCCTCCGGACTGCGCGAGGACCTGTTGAAGCGGGGGCCATTCCAGCTCGCTTCGTGCCAGTTCTCGATGCACTACGGGTGTCGGTCGCAGGAGAGCATGCGGTACTTTGTCAAGGCCATCGCAGACTCGTTGGTGCCGCACGGCCGCTTTGTCGGCACCACCGTGAGCGATGTAGAGCTCCTTTACCGCGCCAAGGAGCACGGCGCCGAATTCGGCAACGACGTGTACGGTGTGCGCTTCGGCGCTGAAGCgtttgcgcagctgcagtccGCAAACTTTGAGCCTGCCGCGCTGTCTTTTGGGGTACCGTACGCCGCGACGGTAGAACGCAGCGTGCAGGACATGACGGAGTACGTGGTGCCGTGGGACGCCTTCGTAGCACTCTGCGCGGAGCACCAGCTCAAGCTCGTGCTTGAGGACAACTTCATCCACTACTATGGCCAGCACAAGGACACAGAGGCTGGCAAAGCGATGAcgctggagcagcgccgcaaaCGCCacaacgacggcgacgtcgtAGACTGCCCCCTCTCGCCTAGCGAGCAAGCCGCGGTGGGACTCTATCGGCTATTTGTCTTTGAAAAGACAAAGGCGAAAcagagcagctgcgggaCAGCAGAGAGATAA